From the genome of Pieris rapae chromosome 5, ilPieRapa1.1, whole genome shotgun sequence, one region includes:
- the LOC110997743 gene encoding uncharacterized protein LOC110997743 isoform X2, which yields MNVTKLSSEEVPQEFLKWLLSMGCPADVVPSVDKMPLLCRGQYKMIWKSMMEHISSKNAIRNKLLQVFIDDIALCKKTYLFNEKTQSVTEPIQLTLWKEKIEGKKKLLELEKRIVQAHNDLIIVDKISSLFTQKKLSSIKVENLQRRSWLLQQVLAEFESKKKHLEEARDIAKSLCNINASDDLESKLENCMGLIKRNLSSQTSQTSAFAETDSEETLESLVTYRGDVLWNNLNEKRASLVRELEAAHNQKRENIDRDVGRVEAAVSHSTRAQCSLALRSMKNRQHIKRAQKQLAANIELLGANMSPESCELLVLNCERARARAKLSAMKEMLDDVKHSRGVFSLEEAATDDSRTTRRLVANADREIERERNDLMKYLTAQEATEHKMSGVETCLTRVFRAFHTNSAKDLIKDGQFNFPQESVAALHEFFSEIRQRETNGRDLSLEFDASDAIMERSDLSRELKIYLQTFSLEKNRKILLKSGEKVWISDTLKSSTARLRRQWLLDDVAPPLCPALGLKYNLEQIIDDVDGVRGLTEIARGLKAGDATGEGGLDIGDPTRAEEMSEDRLKKRIAENLGVLERTNKNLDIAEQNLNFWARDEMKKYISPTRTVDGKTFVEFESLFSKVIVTK from the exons atgaatgttacGAAATTGAGTAGTGAAGAAGTACCACAAGAGTTTTTGAAATGGCTTCTTTCGATGGGTTGTCCTGCTGACGTTGTGCCTTCTGTTGACAAAATGCCTTT atTATGTCGTGGACAATACAAAATGATATGGAAGAGCATGATGGAGCACATTTCTTCAAAAAATGCTATTAGGAACAAACTACTACAAGTTTTCATAGATGACATtgcattatgtaaaaaaacatatctatttaatgag AAAACACAATCTGTTACTGAACCAATACAACTAACACTATGGAAGGAGAAAATTGAAggaaagaaaaaattattggAATTGGAAAAAAGAATTGTTCAAGCTCACAATGATCTTATAATTGTCGATAAAATATCCAGTTTAT TTACTCAGAAAAAGCTATCAAGTATTAAAGTGGAAAATTTGCAAAGACGCTCCTGGTTACTTCAACAAGTTTTAGCAGAGTTTGAGAGTAAGAAGAAACACTTAGAGGAAGCAAGAGATATTGCTAAGTCGCTTTGCAATATTAATGCAAGTGACGATcttgag agCAAACTTGAGAATTGTATGGGCttaataaaacgaaatttGTCATCTCAGACCTCTCAAACCAGTGCATTTGCAGAAACTGATTCGG aagaGACTCTAGAATCACTCGTGACGTACCGTGGAGATGTCCTctggaataatttaaatgaaaaacgaGCCTCACTAGTGAGAGAGCTAGAGGCGGCGCACAACCAGAAGAGGGAAAACATCGATAGAGATGT AGGAAGAGTGGAGGCTGCGGTGTCCCACTCCACGAGAGCGCAATGCTCCTTGGCCTTGCGAAGCATGAAGAATCGCCAACACATAAAACGCGCCCAGAAACAGCTCGCTGCGAATATTGAACTCCTCGGG GCAAACATGAGCCCCGAGTCGTGCGAGCTGTTAGTGTTGAACTGCGAGAGAGCTCGCGCCCGAGCCAAATTGTCAGCCATGAAGGAGATGCTGGACGACGTGAAACATTCGCGGGGAGTTTTCTCTCTGGAAGAAGCCGCGACCGACGACAGTCGTACGACTAGGCGATTAGTTGCAAACGCAGACAGGGAAATC GAAAGGGAGCGCAACGACCTGATGAAGTACTTGACGGCGCAAGAGGCGACCGAGCACAAAATGAGCGGCGTCGAGACCTGCCTGACCAGGGTTTTCAGAGCGTTTCATACGAATTCTGCGAAGGATTTAATTAAAG ACGGTCAATTCAATTTCCCGCAAGAGTCGGTGGCCGCCTTGCACGAGTTCTTCTCGGAGATACGTCAGAGGGAGACGAACGGACGCGACCTGAGTCTAGAGTTCGACGCCTCCGACGCGATTATGGAGCGAAGCGATCTCTCCCGAGAACTGAAGATATATCTTCAAACCTTCAGCTTGGAGAAGAACAGGAAAATTCTTTTGAAAAG CGGCGAAAAAGTCTGGATCTCCGACACTCTGAAGTCGTCGACGGCGCGCCTCCGACGGCAGTGGCTGCTCGACGACGTCGCGCCGCCCTTGTGCCCGGCCCTCGGTCTCAAATATAACCTGGAGCAGATCATCGACGACGTGGATGGCGTCCGGGGGCTGACGGAGATCGCGAGAGGACTCAAGGCCGGAGACGCGACCGGCGAAGGAGGTCTCG ATATCGGAGACCCCACTCGAGCGGAAGAAATGTCCGAGGACCGCTTAAAGAAGAGAATTGCGGAAAACTTGGGCGTCTTGGAGAggactaataaaaatttagacaTTGCGGAACAAAACCTGAACTTTTGGGCTCGAGACGAgatgaagaaatatatttcgCCGACGAGGACCGTCGACGGGAAGACCTTCGTAGAGTTCGAGAGTTTATTTTCTAAGGTCATCGTAACTAAGTAA
- the LOC110997743 gene encoding uncharacterized protein LOC110997743 isoform X1, with the protein MNVTKLSSEEVPQEFLKWLLSMGCPADVVPSVDKMPLLCRGQYKMIWKSMMEHISSKNAIRNKLLQVFIDDIALCKKTYLFNEKTQSVTEPIQLTLWKEKIEGKKKLLELEKRIVQAHNDLIIVDKISSLFTQKKLSSIKVENLQRRSWLLQQVLAEFESKKKHLEEARDIAKSLCNINASDDLESKLENCMGLIKRNLSSQTSQTSAFAETDSEETLESLVTYRGDVLWNNLNEKRASLVRELEAAHNQKRENIDRDVGRVEAAVSHSTRAQCSLALRSMKNRQHIKRAQKQLAANIELLGANMSPESCELLVLNCERARARAKLSAMKEMLDDVKHSRGVFSLEEAATDDSRTTRRLVANADREIERERNDLMKYLTAQEATEHKMSGVETCLTRVFRAFHTNSAKDLIKDGQFNFPQESVAALHEFFSEIRQRETNGRDLSLEFDASDAIMERSDLSRELKIYLQTFSLEKNRKILLKSFSGEKVWISDTLKSSTARLRRQWLLDDVAPPLCPALGLKYNLEQIIDDVDGVRGLTEIARGLKAGDATGEGGLDIGDPTRAEEMSEDRLKKRIAENLGVLERTNKNLDIAEQNLNFWARDEMKKYISPTRTVDGKTFVEFESLFSKVIVTK; encoded by the exons atgaatgttacGAAATTGAGTAGTGAAGAAGTACCACAAGAGTTTTTGAAATGGCTTCTTTCGATGGGTTGTCCTGCTGACGTTGTGCCTTCTGTTGACAAAATGCCTTT atTATGTCGTGGACAATACAAAATGATATGGAAGAGCATGATGGAGCACATTTCTTCAAAAAATGCTATTAGGAACAAACTACTACAAGTTTTCATAGATGACATtgcattatgtaaaaaaacatatctatttaatgag AAAACACAATCTGTTACTGAACCAATACAACTAACACTATGGAAGGAGAAAATTGAAggaaagaaaaaattattggAATTGGAAAAAAGAATTGTTCAAGCTCACAATGATCTTATAATTGTCGATAAAATATCCAGTTTAT TTACTCAGAAAAAGCTATCAAGTATTAAAGTGGAAAATTTGCAAAGACGCTCCTGGTTACTTCAACAAGTTTTAGCAGAGTTTGAGAGTAAGAAGAAACACTTAGAGGAAGCAAGAGATATTGCTAAGTCGCTTTGCAATATTAATGCAAGTGACGATcttgag agCAAACTTGAGAATTGTATGGGCttaataaaacgaaatttGTCATCTCAGACCTCTCAAACCAGTGCATTTGCAGAAACTGATTCGG aagaGACTCTAGAATCACTCGTGACGTACCGTGGAGATGTCCTctggaataatttaaatgaaaaacgaGCCTCACTAGTGAGAGAGCTAGAGGCGGCGCACAACCAGAAGAGGGAAAACATCGATAGAGATGT AGGAAGAGTGGAGGCTGCGGTGTCCCACTCCACGAGAGCGCAATGCTCCTTGGCCTTGCGAAGCATGAAGAATCGCCAACACATAAAACGCGCCCAGAAACAGCTCGCTGCGAATATTGAACTCCTCGGG GCAAACATGAGCCCCGAGTCGTGCGAGCTGTTAGTGTTGAACTGCGAGAGAGCTCGCGCCCGAGCCAAATTGTCAGCCATGAAGGAGATGCTGGACGACGTGAAACATTCGCGGGGAGTTTTCTCTCTGGAAGAAGCCGCGACCGACGACAGTCGTACGACTAGGCGATTAGTTGCAAACGCAGACAGGGAAATC GAAAGGGAGCGCAACGACCTGATGAAGTACTTGACGGCGCAAGAGGCGACCGAGCACAAAATGAGCGGCGTCGAGACCTGCCTGACCAGGGTTTTCAGAGCGTTTCATACGAATTCTGCGAAGGATTTAATTAAAG ACGGTCAATTCAATTTCCCGCAAGAGTCGGTGGCCGCCTTGCACGAGTTCTTCTCGGAGATACGTCAGAGGGAGACGAACGGACGCGACCTGAGTCTAGAGTTCGACGCCTCCGACGCGATTATGGAGCGAAGCGATCTCTCCCGAGAACTGAAGATATATCTTCAAACCTTCAGCTTGGAGAAGAACAGGAAAATTCTTTTGAAAAG TTTCAGCGGCGAAAAAGTCTGGATCTCCGACACTCTGAAGTCGTCGACGGCGCGCCTCCGACGGCAGTGGCTGCTCGACGACGTCGCGCCGCCCTTGTGCCCGGCCCTCGGTCTCAAATATAACCTGGAGCAGATCATCGACGACGTGGATGGCGTCCGGGGGCTGACGGAGATCGCGAGAGGACTCAAGGCCGGAGACGCGACCGGCGAAGGAGGTCTCG ATATCGGAGACCCCACTCGAGCGGAAGAAATGTCCGAGGACCGCTTAAAGAAGAGAATTGCGGAAAACTTGGGCGTCTTGGAGAggactaataaaaatttagacaTTGCGGAACAAAACCTGAACTTTTGGGCTCGAGACGAgatgaagaaatatatttcgCCGACGAGGACCGTCGACGGGAAGACCTTCGTAGAGTTCGAGAGTTTATTTTCTAAGGTCATCGTAACTAAGTAA
- the LOC110997744 gene encoding dysbindin has product MLGNLKEFISVVQDGLSSSNNLRQTLQEVQKVTNIFKDKQKVSNERINFGAGGELLERYHEEWAELHEYSDKNAKAAEEIDKLVLHLNEISNKRLKTATELSNNIAYIPMLTASVAQCMDSLKNVQILLQEVEEQLVEFEDIVEKSNMEKWKLDHHYELSLYKKKKMTQLEETRTQLAKENAELNHKRERQQFAELQIKRETSAAAFQSDVARYLTSGSLPSGSGPQPLPTALEQIELDVDSSDLEKFLEES; this is encoded by the exons ATGCTAGGCAAtcttaaagaatttatttcagTTGTTCAAGATGGCTTAAGTTCAAGTAATAATCTTCGGCAGACTCTGCAAGAGGTTCAGAAGgttactaatatatttaaagataaacaGAAAGTTTCTAATGAAAGAATAAACTTCGGGGCTGGCGGTGAATTATTAGAGAGATATCATGAGGAATGGGCTGAACTACATGAATATTCCGACAAAAATGCAAAAGCCGCCgaagaaatagataaattagtCCTTCACTTGAATGAGATCTCGAATAAGCGTTTAAAAACTGCGACAGaactttcaaataatatagctTATATACCAATGTTAACAGCAAGTGTCGCCCAATGTATGGACAGcttaaaaaatgtacaaatattattacaagaaGTTGAGGAGCAACTAGTTGAGTTTGAAGATATAGTAGAAAAAAGTAATATGGAAAAATGGAAGCTGGATCATCATTATGAATTAAGTctctataaaaagaaaaaaatga CACAGCTTGAAGAAACAAGAACACAAttagcaaaagaaaatgcagAGCTAAATCACAAAAGAGAGAGACAACAGTTTGCAGAGCTGCAAATAAAGAGAGAGACTAGTGCAGCTGCTTTCCAGAGTGATGTTGCAAGATATTTGACCAGTGGCAGCTTACCTTCAg GTTCAGGACCACAGCCATTACCAACAGCACTTGAACAAATTGAATTGGATGTTGACAGTTCAGACTTAGAAAAATTCTTAGAAGAAAGCTGA
- the LOC110997747 gene encoding uncharacterized protein LOC110997747 codes for MSFEVDRYSPAWAHVALCADLTWASEPPDDFIIANQRLLAQHCRVSQILQDQTTESSQNSANRYDAAEKHLDNVRASGQRSVKDVIPESRLAQFYGNFCYDEHRESCYTNPNDVRIRPCCAQGYDNSDVTECWMLPEVEYWFRKLMEDPSERSMVPRRRRQYRIPADDDFERWSPIGARNLEEASLEARVRSVRQLWEDEEQKPQPSPPQNSRKMRARRRQPRRLSALAPPPPLYCLDTSAQLVCDPTCKFHFESPRAPTADFQRVISRYSASMQALMRASATRYPLYRGTNVSRYAPTGQRPLRCSDKRCIWWPRDSQQPNKYYQTKIRSKPRPQPVSTDKELDRTDNVKTPEEPLERSNENTEDEIEKPDSPKLRDKVVEDDQMASTSTAPTANSERKKRLYSTVLSMSPPINITASCIRINKLSPGILKLNPKIVLQTRLRTSTVDNKFEELEKEALEQYKASDESIDSKFHELEKEAVEQYSTSNSNTSCSSGNSGEKKLNSTMDIKKSSNFQKDKSVDSLVIYSQNFPDLNARGHSSVTNLKNSHVPHRGEKKELNHRSYKASKKNKSESHNAGSDTDYESRHNKASHKGAMHWTLHLMPSKKRHLSSCVSDFSSDDDLGEPPGFIKDRPCIKHQLTGKFKMSAHGAGDLQPIIRKT; via the exons ATGAGCTTCGAAGTGGATCGTTACTCGCCGGCCTGGGCACACGTAGCCCTCTGTGCTGACCTCACTTGGGCCTCCGAACCTCCAGATGATTTTATCATAGCCAATCAG CGCCTATTGGCACAACACTGCCGTGTTTCGCAAATATTGCAAGACCAGACGACAGAGTCTTCGCAAAATTCAGCAAACCGATATGATGCAGCGG AGAAACACCTTGACAATGTTAGAGCAAGTGGTCAGAGAAGTGTGAAAGACGTGATACCGGAATCTAGACTGGCTCAATTTTATGGTAACTTTTGTTACGACGAACACAG AGAGAGCTGCTACACAAACCCAAATGACGTCAGGATTCGCCCTTGCTGCGCTCAGGGATACGACAACTCCGATGTCACCGAATGCTGGATGTTACCTGAG GTTGAGTATTGGTTTCGTAAGCTGATGGAAGATCCCTCGGAACGAAGCATGGTGCCACGACGACGCAGGCAGTACCGGATACCAGCTGATGACGATTT CGAGCGCTGGAGCCCGATTGGCGCACGGAATCTAGAGGAGGCGAGCCTGGAGGCCAGAGTGCGGAGTGTGCGTCAATTGTGGGAGGACGAAGAACAAAAGCCACAGCCCTCTCCGCCCCAGAACTCTAGGAAGATGAGGGCACGCCGCAGACAGCCCCGACGACTCAGCGCCCTGGCCCCCCCTCCGCCCCTCTATTGCTTGGACACTTCAGCGCAACTAGTCTGTGACCCGACTTGTAAG ttccATTTTGAATCTCCTAGAGCGCCAACTGCTGATTTTCAGCGAGTAATAAGCCGCTACTCTGCGAGTATGCAGGCTTTAATGCGAGCCTCTGCGACCAGATATCCCTTGTACCGAGGTACTAATGTGAGTCGATACGCTCCCACCGGACAGAGACCCTTAAGATGTTCAGATAAACGCTGCATATGGTGGCCGAGAGATTCTCAGCAACCTAACAAGTATTACCAAACAAAAATACGTTCAAAACCACGACCGCAGCCTGTTTCTACTGACAAGGAACTGGACAGGACTGACAATGTTAAAACACCAGAAGAACCTCTCGAGAGGTCAAATGAAAACACCGAGGATGAGATAGAAAAACCAGATAGCCCAAAACTAAGAGACAAAGTAGTAGAGGATGATCAAATGGCATCTACAAGTACAGCTCCTACTGCAAATTCTGAACGAAAGAAACGACTGTACAGCACCGTCCTTAGCATGAGTCCTCCGATAAACATAACAGCAAGCTGCATAAGAATAAACAAGCTCTCACCGGGAATTTTAAAACTGAATCCAAAAATTGTGCTACAGACGCGCCTAAGAACTTCAACCGTAGATAACAAATTTGAGGAGCTTGAAAAGGAAGCATTAGAACAATATAAGGCATCAGACGAAAgcattgattctaaatttcatgaaCTGGAAAAAGAAGCTGTAGAACAATATAGCACTAGTAACAGTAACACCAGCTGCAGTAGTGGAAACTCAGGAGAAAAGAAACTCAACTCTACCatggatataaaaaaatcatcaaattttCAAAAGGATAAATCAGTTGATAGTCTTGTTATTTACTCGCAAAATTTTCCGGATCTTAATGCAAGAGGGCACAGTAGCGTTACAAATCTAAAAAACTCCCATGTCCCCCATAGGGGGgaaaaaaaagaattgaaCCACAGATCATATAAAGCttctaaaaagaataaatcGGAGTCACATAATGCTGGGTCTGACACAGATTATGAATCCAGACACAATAAAGCCAGTCATAAAGGTGCTATGCATTGGACACTTCACCTGATGCCATCAAAAAAGAGACACTTGTCTTCTTGTGTATCGGATTTTTCCTCAGATGATGACTTAGGAGAACCACCAGGTTTTATTAAAGACAGGCCTTGTATTAAGCACCAGTTAActggaaaatttaaaatgtcagCGCATGGTGCAGGTGATTTACAGccaattataagaaaaacctAG
- the LOC111000388 gene encoding uncharacterized protein LOC111000388, with translation MAALSCYQPCRSHLAQPARCLDDYEEQSATLSLRRRQFIERCHDARSGRHRDFIPEVSVKRTRDELAKYAAQAAPARRLNVESGWSKVEEVRKKFEGAAAAASYSRSFESPPRRRLADSLFASFKLPRKKEMAAPRSLALQPQQKRKSAVELLAESKAFYVKSETVLDRKQELPLRVSSGLSQAIAAGGCHLVSSGTLDNDACCNPYATTRISSRRAVSAGEGLQNTLRRLLEHADSRENVYSPPYACQKPFTEIRRVKEPYTDRELSRSQHTSGTFSGTSSSGTSASKDKRPLSFGDARVFFPESFVIPRQRASEVVIKNAYSIPSPQSSPHNPGQETSPHGDQLDTISPPAEYAHTAPRYIRSNSHSQPSVREEDGTANINSHKSLPDLHAQTHGFPEHVVVGTESIGRSPRRRRHSAHHRTASCSSKGTRSNHSSLMSSCDAFSEHPSPGEENYQSYNSRCGSSFARDSGGSSGHYTQRSAPPLARDNSAPYESFDPRRRYACPRARESSLEQCFVSAPPQFQDGAPSPPPGPLYSSHPRVGIHFQASAPPPQFQDDPFSYDCSYKAPLKCLSVGRKDFVAREYPRYQEAPAEVVSKQPQYQEEMYRMRPRIDDTQEYVNAPPQMCQAEEVTSPLGTFKRQRCLRYKQRRPRPILRSKSDISDRYRRADGRSPASAPCEGEDSPDSPSEESRLQVFFDRLGLESRTYDAVIRDEDPDSPVFFSSASTVDSNQLATTDYTVQGPAGAQKPIYRNTEPPSVVERNARIIKWLCQCRKVQMQPPQ, from the exons ATGGCTGCACTCTCCTGTTACCAGCCCTGCAGGTCGCATCTTGCGCAACCGGCTAG GTGTTTAGACGACTACGAAGAGCAATCGGCGACCCTCTCGCTTCGGCGTAGGCAGTTTATAGAGAGATGTCACGATGCGCGGTCAGGACGGCACAGAGATTTCATACCTGAGGTTTCAGTGAAGAGGACGAGGGACGAGCTGGCCAAATATGCGGCACAGGCAGCACCGGCGAGGCGACTGAATGTCGAATCCGGGTGGTCCAAGGTCGAAGAAGTCAGGAAGAAGTTCGAAGGTGCAGCGGCGGCGGCTTCCTATTCGAGGTCGTTCGAGTCCCCTCCTAG ACGTCGGCTAGCCGACTCCCTCTTCGCGAGTTTCAAGCTCCCGCGCAAGAAAGAGATGGCGGCGCCTCGCTCCCTCGCCCTTCAGCCCCAGCAGAAACGCAAGTCGGCGGTGGAACTCCTCGCCGAGTCGAAAGCCTTCTACGTCAAGTCGGAGACCGTTCTGGATCGGAAACAGGAGTTGCCCTTGAGG GTGAGCAGTGGTTTGAGCCAGGCGATAGCGGCCGGAGGGTGTCACCTAGTCAGTTCCGGGACACTCGACAACGACGCCTGCTGCAACCCAT ATGCTACCACCAGGATCAGCAGCAGACGCGCGGTGAGTGCCGGGGAAGGGCTCCAGAACACTCTGAGGAGACTCCTTGAACACGCCGATAGTCGGGAAAATGTCTACTCCCCTCCTTATGCCT GCCAAAAACCCTTCACGGAAATACGTCGCGTCAAAGAGCCGTATACGGACAGGGAGTTGTCTCGCTCCCAGCATACTTCGGGCACCTTCTCCGGGACCTCCTCCTCTGGCACGTCTGCCTCTAAGGACAAGAGGCCGCTCAGTTTCGGGGACGCCAGGGTCTTCTTCCCGGAGTCATTCGTTATCCCGAGACAGAGGGCCAGCGAAGTCGTCATCAAGAACGCTTATTCGATAC CGAGTCCACAGTCGAGTCCGCACAATCCGGGGCAGGAGACGTCCCCTCACGGGGACCAACTGGATACTATCAGCCCTCCCGCGGAGTACGCTCATACGGCACCCAGGTACATTAG ATCGAATTCCCACTCTCAACCGAGTGTCCGCGAAGAGGACGGCACCGCCAACATCAACAGTCACAAATCGCTGCCGGACCTGCACGCTCAGACGCACGGATTCCCGGAACA CGTCGTGGTCGGGACGGAGTCCATCGGGCGTTCTCCGAGGAGACGCCGGCATTCGGCTCACCACAGAACCGCCTCGTGCTCTTCCAAAGGCACCAG GTCCAACCATTCGTCGCTGATGTCTTCGTGCGACGCTTTCTCGGAGCATCCATCTCCGGGCGAAGAAAACTACCAGTCGTACAATAG TCGTTGCGGTTCGTCGTTCGCGCGCGACTCGGGGGGTTCCAGCGGCCACTACACCCAGCGCAGTGCGCCCCCTCTGGCCAGAGACAACTCCGCGCCCTACGAGTCGTTCGACCCTCGCAGACGCTACGCGTGTCCACGGGCCCGCGAGTCGTCCCTGGAGCAGTGTTTCGTGTCGGCCCCTCCTCAGTTCCAGGACGGGGCTCCGTCCCCGCCCCCCGGCCCGCTCTACTCCTCGCACCCCAGGGTGGGAATACACTTCCAG GCGAGTGCGCCTCCACCGCAGTTCCAGGACGATCCCTTCTCCTACGACTGCTCGTACAAAGCGCCCCTCAAGTGCCTCTCGGTCGGCAGGAAGGACTTCGTCGCGAGGGAATATCCGAG GTACCAGGAGGCCCCCGCGGAGGTGGTCAGCAAACAGCCTCAGTACCAAGAAGAGATGTACCGGATGAGACCGAGAATCGACGATACCCAGGAATACGTCAACGCTCCACCGCAG atGTGTCAAGCGGAGGAGGTGACGTCGCCTCTGGGGACTTTCAAGCGCCAGAGGTGTCTCCGGTACAAGCAGAGGCGACCTCGGCCCATTCTGAGGTCCAAATCGGACATCTCCGACAG ATACCGTCGTGCCGACGGGCGGAGCCCCGCGTCGGCCCCTTGCGAGGGGGAAGACTCTCCGGACAGTCCGTCGGAGGAGTCCCGGCTGCAGGTGTTCTTCGACCGTCTGGGGCTGGAGTCCCGCACGTACGACGCGGTCATTCGAGACGAGGACCCGGACAGCCCGGTCTTTTTCTCCTCGGCCTCCACGGTCGACTCCAATCAACTCGCCACCACCGACTACACG GTGCAAGGGCCTGCCGGCGCGCAGAAGCCCATTTACCGAAATACGGAACCGCCGAGTGTCGTCGAGAGGAACGCCAGAATCATCAAATGGCTCTGCCAGTGTCGGAAAGTTCAAATGCAGCCTCCGCAGTAA